The DNA window ATGGTCAGCTTTATTTTAAAGATTCTGCCATCAAACTACTCAACTCTAATGAGCAGGGCATAGTGATCAATGACATTTTTATCGACAACAATGATTTCTATCTAGCTACTGACATGGGGATCTTTCATAATTACCGCAGGATTTTTAGCAAAGAACCTTGCCAGCAAATTATCAAAACACCTTCGCAAATATTTATCGCTTGCCAGCAAGGAATCTATAACGCCAAAATCGAAAAGAAAACTCTTCAGACTCATTTTGACTGGCAGCTCGATGAACTCAGTCCGCAAAATCCCAACTTCATTAGTCTCAATAAATCCAAAACCAAAGTCAAATACGCAAGCGCTACTAATGGATTCTTTTATCACGAGCGAAGCACTAGTTCCGTTAGTAAAGAGGGAATAGATTTGCGCAAGAAATCTAATCAGTGGATTAATAGAAGTTATGGACTCAAACGAGACTTTCAAGACTCATTTGGTTTTGGTCGATTCCTAGAGCATGAAGCCAAATTATACCTAGCAACAAGCTCTGGCATTTTCACGAGTGCTAATCAAGGAGAATCATGGGTAAAACACAACACTGGGCTCAAAGCCAATGCTGATGGCTTCTTTAGCATTAGGCAAATCAATCTTTACAATGGTCAGCTATTAGCTTTAACTAGTCAGGGTTTGTATCAATCACTTATACAAGAAGAACTTGACTGGCACCAAATCACAATTGCAAATACAAAAAAATCCTCAAACTATCAAAGTGATTTTTTGTCACTAGATATTCTTGATTCCACGATAATTCTTAGTAACTCACAAGGACAAGTTTTTAATTTGTCACCAGATACAAGTTATACAGCTTCAATCCACAAAGAAGAAAATCTACAACAAAATACCATAGAAGCAATAATCAAAGCAGAACCGAAGATCCAAGACTTACATAATATTGCATTAGAATTTGCTGGTATCCCCACAGGCAAAAATTTTCGCACTTACAAAAGACAGGCTCGTCTAAGAAATCTCGTACCCGATTTTGAAGCATTTGCTGAGCATGACAGCCAAGACATTCTTTCAATTGAGACAGATGCTGGAGATAGCTTCACCTCAAATACAAGTAGCATCAACACTGATTTTGGCAAAACCAATCTTGATCGCGATGACGATAAAATCAATACCGGAATCAAGTTTAAATGGAACCTGAGTAACTTAATTTATGACCCAGAAATCAATGACATTAATACTAGTGCAAGAATCACCGCCAATATCAGAGAGAACATTCTGACTGAACTTACCCAGATTTATTACAATCGCAAAGAACTTATTTATAGATTACTCAAACAAAGCCTCAATGAAACGACAGATGGTAATTACAAAGACAAACTACGTCTTGAAGAATACACTGCTCAACTTGACGCCCGTACCGGAGCTTGGTTTAGTCAAGAGCTTGAAAAAACTATCCAGAGCATAGTCGAGAATCTCGATCCAGAGAATCGAGCTCGAATACTCGCTCTTTACACATAGGAGAAAACAATCATGAATTATATTATTTACCTGCTACTAGTATTAGTAGTACTCAATCCAGCACTCGCCCGAAGAATCAAAGGCATACCCAGCCCTGTTATTAATCAAATCGACAAGCCACTTAGCAGCCCAAATACAATCATCGAGCTACAAGGGCAAGGTTTTATCAAAGGTATGCCAAACGCTCACAAAGTAATTTTGACTAATAATGAACAAAAAATCAAAGCACAAGTCATCAAAGCCAATGGTGATATGCTTAGACTGCAAATTCCACCGGAACTAAGTTATGGTGACTTTGATATTTACGTCCAAATCAAAACTCGTCTACTCAAAAGCAAACGCAGCAAATCAAGTGAGCCATTATTACTAAGACCAGTCGCTCCAGCCAAACCAGACTTGAATTATCAAACAATACAGCATCAAAGTGAGTTAGATTACATATATAACAATGATAATGAGTTAGATTATGAATTATTAGACGAGATCAAAATCGGAGAAAATAAAATACAATCATTTTATTACCAAGATGGTTTTCAAAGTATCAAAAGTGAGCCCAGTAATTTTTATTATCTCCCAGAACTGGCTATAGAAAACCAACTTGAGATCAACTCTGAATTACCAATCGAATCTTTTGCTGTCAATAAATTCCTCGGTACAAAGTATGACGTCAGTCCAGTGACTAATACTGAGCTCAATGAACTCTCTAGACATTATTACCTCAAAACCCCATCCCGAGAGCGTTACCTAGAATATTCCATCGAGCTCAGCCCGGTCTTCATTGAGCAAATCCATGTTACAGAACCAGAATATGCACTAATCAAAAACAGATCAAGTACTGACTTCGATTTAAGCAATTGCAATTTTGCTGACAGTATAAGAGACCGCTATCAATTTACCAATGAAACAATTCCAGCCAAATCACAGCTACGTATCGAAACTAATCTTGGACTCAATGACACAGGAGCTGATCAACTAAAACTCAAATGTAGTGAAATAAGCATAGATCAGTTTGCTTATGACAAACTCGATGAAGCTGGCTTTGGGATTAAACTAAGGACTCGCTGAACAAGTGATTAAGCGGTCTTTGGCTTAGCTTGGACTTTTGTTTGAACTCTCTTTGTTTCTTTTTTACTTGCATCTATTGAGATCACTTCGGCAAGATTAATATTCTCTACCATCTGTCTAGTAACAGTGATTTCCTTGATTGTCTTCGATGAAGGTACCTCAAACATAAGATCTTTCATCACAGATTCAATGATACTTCGAAGTGCTCTTGCACCCATTTTACGCTTTTGAGCTTTCTGCGCAATAGCCACGATCGCATCATCGTTAAAAGTCAATTCAACTCCATCCATCTCCATGAGCTTGGCATATTGCTTAGTAAGTGAATTGCGAGGCTTGGTCAAAATCAGTTTGAGAGTCTCAATATCAGGAGCTTCTAAATAGGAGACAATCGGCATACGTCCGACAAACTCAGGGATCAAACCAAAATGCACTAAATCCTCAGCTTCAACATACTTGAATGACTCGCTAAGACGCTGTGCCTTCTCATCATCAGTAGTACTAATAGAACCAAAACCAACAGTCGAGTGTGATTTGAGCCTACGCTTGTCGATAGTTTTATCCAAACCAACAAAAGCACCACCACAAATAAACAAAATATTGCTGGTATCAAGCTCAATCATATCCATCTGTGGATGCTTACGATTACCATGAGCAGGAATATTAGCTTTGGTACCTTCGATCATTTTGAGCAAGGCTTGTTGCACGCCTTCACCTGAAACATCACGAGTAATAGATGGATTTTCAGATTTGCGAGTAATCTTGTCTATCTCATCAATGTAAATAATTCCTTTTTCTGCTTTCCCTAAATCATTATCAGCATTTTGATAAAGTCTCTGTAAAATATTTTCAGCATCCTCACCAACATAACCAGCCTCTGTAATAGTGGTGGCATCTGCAATTGCAAAAGGTACATTGAGATACTTGGCAAGTGTCTCTACCACGTGTGTCTTACCACTACCCGTTGGTCCTATCAATAAAATATTAGACTTTTGGATTTCTATCTCATTGTCTTTAGAACTAAAGTTGTGAAAAATTCTTTTGTAATGATTATAGACGGCAACCGACAAAGTCTTCTTCGCTTCATCACTACCAATCACATATTCATCAAGATGCGCTTTGATTTCCTTGGGTGTAGGAATCTTGTCAGCATCAAAAAGATCAAAGCCTAATTTCTTAGAGATTTCTTCTTCATGTTCCGAACTAATACCTTCATCAACCAGAATCTCATTACAGAGATGGACGCATTCGTCACAGATATAAATACCTGGGCCTGCTATTAGTTTTTGTACTTGATCTTGAGTTTTACCACAAAAAGAACATTGCAAGAGTGGGAGGTCTTTCTTTGCCATATATAGATTTAATTATAGTATGAATTTAGTTATTAGATTCAAGATCACCAGGACGTTTAATAACTACTTCATCAATCAAGCCATATTCCTTAGCTTGCTGTGCTGTCATGATATTGTCACGATCTGTATCTTTTTCAACAACATGAATATCTTTGCCAGTGTTATAAGCAAGAATCTGATTCAATAATTTCTTTAATCTCATAATCTCATTAGCTTGAATTTCAATATCAGAGGCTTGTCCTTGAGCACCACCAAGTGGTTGGTGAATCAAAACTCTAGAATTAGGTAAAGCCATTCTCTTACCTTTTTGTCCAGAACTTAACAAGAAAGCACCCATACTGGCACACTGTCCAAGACAGATGGTTACGATGTCAGCACGAACATGCTGCATAGTATCGTACATTGC is part of the Cyanobacteriota bacterium genome and encodes:
- the clpX gene encoding ATP-dependent Clp protease ATP-binding subunit ClpX; amino-acid sequence: MAKKDLPLLQCSFCGKTQDQVQKLIAGPGIYICDECVHLCNEILVDEGISSEHEEEISKKLGFDLFDADKIPTPKEIKAHLDEYVIGSDEAKKTLSVAVYNHYKRIFHNFSSKDNEIEIQKSNILLIGPTGSGKTHVVETLAKYLNVPFAIADATTITEAGYVGEDAENILQRLYQNADNDLGKAEKGIIYIDEIDKITRKSENPSITRDVSGEGVQQALLKMIEGTKANIPAHGNRKHPQMDMIELDTSNILFICGGAFVGLDKTIDKRRLKSHSTVGFGSISTTDDEKAQRLSESFKYVEAEDLVHFGLIPEFVGRMPIVSYLEAPDIETLKLILTKPRNSLTKQYAKLMEMDGVELTFNDDAIVAIAQKAQKRKMGARALRSIIESVMKDLMFEVPSSKTIKEITVTRQMVENINLAEVISIDASKKETKRVQTKVQAKPKTA
- the clpP gene encoding ATP-dependent Clp endopeptidase proteolytic subunit ClpP, whose amino-acid sequence is MYVPSVIETTPRGERSFDLFSRLLRERIIFLTSEVNDPVSSIIVGQLLLLDSEDASKDIYFYINSPGGSVTAGLAMYDTMQHVRADIVTICLGQCASMGAFLLSSGQKGKRMALPNSRVLIHQPLGGAQGQASDIEIQANEIMRLKKLLNQILAYNTGKDIHVVEKDTDRDNIMTAQQAKEYGLIDEVVIKRPGDLESNN